From a single Drosophila sulfurigaster albostrigata strain 15112-1811.04 chromosome 3, ASM2355843v2, whole genome shotgun sequence genomic region:
- the LOC133845276 gene encoding teneurin-m isoform X2, which translates to MNPYEYESTLDCRDTGGGPLPHSPCPGTLPMTGRHLATSGGGGNGGGGSHSQTLQHQNQQNLQVAAAAAAAAAAAQQSSSHYDYEYQHLPHRPPDNTAANLTAQRTHGRQGFLLEGVTPTAPPDVPPRNPTMSRMNNARLIAGAVANNPNDLGVDFEPSCLVRTPSGNVYIPSGNININKGSPIDYKSGSACSTPTKDTLKGGYERSTQGCPVLPPRSMNGMPTHHYSAPMNFRKDLPAWCSANWLSIVAFSAVALFCIVLILLTSTGKLSWSPTAPCTVLVGNEAAEVTAAKSTNTDLSKLHNASVRAKNGQGIGIIQGQGGGPGGGGGTSTATVTTATSNSGTAQGLQSTSASAEATSSAAAATATSSSQSSLAPSTSLSSSLANANNGVISLIQARIPVASRQAMSTLLAVNKKVAVAKKKQRRQRRDAATLMHWHGNEDEDEDGDEDEAEDEHKDEAAESFSDLITTPSGVHIQKYLASTAPRMESIEKFTEQQQQHIESTVSAAGAKESNYAEAAHKIDGILNTSHDDTFVDDISDYDYGDDDDVVVLKAATTVRPAPKTRQQFGKSLNGNLAKAGKMLAKPKRKLEQELMELEFELKAETNSGDNIQVESDTEASSITPVIDDYNQSDSGSASKSTSGRVAEAEDEDEDEDENEEGSALTTTMSPGSDNDDIVEINTSSSKSSSSVKEIEATSTTIYVIENDFQIKEKLESESELENKPVADDNNNERDLADNYEQHKGKELGQQSINHTVSDLMLSDAAHFDNEDIDIVKLDEAPHSNEVDVYKMAVEQPAKAKPLQAPAPPPPPPTSENEVLKEQEQDVVQAAHLTPLKPYVSERIDQPGKRILVNLTIATDDGSDSIYTLHVAVPTGGGSHNVEQLLTHEHRQLEEQPSNNIDNIGSCLSEPPPRMPDCPCSCLPPLPVESEDNELDIDSMRVKNANDNVEEDRVNDIELAPLASTTAAPPATTTNSFNETATDNANDVVTDRTAEQFACPDVMPILILEGARTFPARSFPPDGTTFGQITLGQKLTKEIQPYSYWNMQFYQSEPAYVKFDYTIPRGASIGVYGRRNALPTHTQYHFKEVLSGFSVSTRTARAAHLSITREVTRYMEPGHWFVSLYNDDGDVQELTFYAAIAEDMTQNCPNGCSGNGQCLLGHCQCNPGFGGDDCSESVCPVLCSQHGDYTNGECICNPGWKGKECSLRHDECEVADCNGHGHCVSGKCQCMRGYKGKFCEEVDCPHPNCSGHGFCADGTCICKKGWKGVDCATMDQDALQCLPDCSGHGTFDLDTQTCTCESKWSGDDCSKELCDLDCGQHGRCEGDACACDPEWGGDYCNTRLCDSRCNEHGQCKNGTCLCVTGWNGKHCTIEGCPNSCAAHGQCRVSGEGQWECRCYEGWDGPDCGIALELNCGDSKDNDKDGLVDCEDPECCASHVCKNSQLCVSAPKPIDVLLRKQPPAITASFFERMKFLIDESSLQNYAKLEAFNESRSAVIRGRVVTSLGMGLVGVRVSTTTVLEGFTLTRDDGWFDLMVNGGGAVTLQFGRAPFRPQSRIVQVPWNEVVIIDMMVMSMSDEKALATTTTHTCFSHDYDQMKPVVLASWKHGFQGACPDRSAILAESQVIQESLQIPGTGLNLVYHSSRAAGYLSTIKLQLTPDTIPATLHLIHLRITIEGILFERVFEADPGIKFTYAWNRLNIYRQRVYGVTTAVVKVGYQYTDCKDIVWDIQTTKLSGHDMSISEVGGWNLDIHHRYNFHEGILQKGDGSNIYLRNKPRIILTTMGDGHQRPLECQDCDGYALKQRLLAPVALAAAPDGSLFVGDFNYIRRIMTDGTIRTVVKLNATRVSYRYHMALSPLDGTLYISDPESHQIIRVRNMSDYDRPEQNWEPVVGSGERCLPGDEAHCGDGALAKDAKLAYPKGIAISSDNILYFADGTNIRMVDRDGIVSTLIGNHMHKSHWKPIPCEGTLKLEEMHLRWPTELAVSPMDNTLHIIDDHMILRMTPDGRVRVISGRVQHCATASTVYDAELATHATLVMPQSIAFGPLGELFVAESDSQRINRVRVIGTDGRIASFAGAESKCNCLERGCDCFEADHYLATSAKFNTIAALAVTPDGHVHIADQANYRIRSVMSSIPEASPSREYEIYAPDMQEIYIFNRFGQHVSTRNILTGETTYVFTYNVNTSNGKLSTVTDAAGNKVFLLRDYTSQVNSIENTKGQKCRLRMTRMKMLHELSTPDNYNVTYEYHGPTGLLKTKLDSTGRSYVYNYDEFGRLTSAVTPTGRVIELTFDLSVKGAQVKVSENAQKEISMLIQGSTVVVKNGAAESRTTVGMDGSTTSITPWGHNLQMEVMPYTILAEQSPLLGESYPVPAKQRTEIAGDLANRFEWRYFVRRQQPLQPGKQNKGAPRPVTEVGRKLRVNGDNVLTLEYDRETQSVVVMVDDKQELLNVTYDRTSRPVSFRPQSGDYADVDLEYDRFGRLVSWKWGVLQEAYTFDRNGRLNEIKYGDGSSMVYTFKDMFGSLPLKVTTPRRSDYLLQYDDAGALQSLTTPRGHIHSFSLQTSLGFFKYQYYSPINRHPFEILYNDEGQILAKIHPHQSGKVAFVHDAAGRLETILAGLFSTHYTYQESTSLVKSVEVQEPGFELRREFKYHAGILKDEKLRFGSKNSLSSAHYKYAYDGNARLSGIEMAIDDKELPTTRYKYSQNLGQLEVVQDLKITRNAFNRTVIQDSAKQFFTIVDYDQHGRVKSVLMNIKSFDVFRLELDYDLRNRIKSQKTTFGRSTAFDKINYNADGHVIEVLGTNNWKYLYDENGNTVGIVDQGEKINLGYDIGDRVIKVGDIEFNNYDARGFVVRRGEQKYRYNNRGQLIHAFERDRFQSWYYYDDRSRLVAWHDSKGNVTQYFYANPKTPNLVSHVHFPEQGKTMKFYYDDRDMLIALEHAEQRYYVATDQNGSPLAFFDMNGGIVKEVKRTPFGRTIKDTKPDFFVPIDFHGGLIDPHTKLIYTERRQYDPTVGQWMTPLWETLATEMSNPTDVFIYRYHNNDPINRNKPQDYMIDLDAWLRLFGYELNNMQSNRYTKLSQYTPQASIKSNTLAPDFGVISGLECIVEKTNEKFSDFDFAPKPLLKMEPKMRNLLPRVSYRRAVFGEGVLLSRIGGRALVSVVDGSNSVVQDVVSSVFNNSYFLDLHFSIHDQDVFYFVKDNVLKLRDDNEELRRLGGMFNISTHEISDHGGSAAKELRLHGPEAVVIIKYGVDPEQERHRILKHAHKRAVERAWELEKQLVAAGFQGRGDWTEEEKEELIQHGDVDGWIGIDIHSIHKYPQLADDPGNVAFQRDAKRKRRKSGNSHRMSSNRRQQQKYGEVSA; encoded by the exons ATATCAACAAGGGCTCACCCATTGACTATAAGAGCGGATCGGCCTGTTCCACACCCACAAAAGACACACTCAAAGGGGGCTACGAGCGCAGCACGCAAGGCTGCCCGGTGCTGCCGCCCAGGAGCATGAACGGAATGCCCACACATCATTATTCGGCGCCGATGAACTTTCGCAAGGATCTGCCCGCCTGGTGCTCAGCCAACTGGCTGAGCATTGTCGCCTTCTCAGCCGTTGCACTGTTCTGCATTGTCCTCATTCTGTTGACCAGCACCGGCAAACTGTCATGGTCACCCACGGCTCCCTGCACCGTGCTCGTTGGCAACGAGGCGGCCGAGGTTACGGCCGCGAAGAGCACAAACACTGATCTATCCAAGCTGCATAATGCATCGGTTCGCGCGAAAAATGGTCAAGGAATTGGAATTATACAAGGACAGGGTGGTGGACCTGGCGGCGGCGGAGGGACATCGACGGCAACCGTGACGACGGCCACATCGAACAGTGGGACAGCGCAGGGATTACAGTCGACATCCGCTTCGGCTGAGGCAACCTCATCTGCAGCGGCTGCCACTGCAACATCCTCGTCGCAATCGTCGCTGGCGCCATCGACTTCATTGTCCTCATCCTTGGCGAATGCCAATAATGGAG TAATTTCGCTCATCCAAGCTCGCATACCTGTAGCAAGCCGGCAAGCAATGTCAACGCTGCTGGCTGTCAACAAGAAGGTTGCTGTtgcgaagaagaagcagcgtCGTCAACGTCGCGATGCCGCAACTTTAATGCACTGGCATGGCAATGaagatgaggatgaggatgggGATGAGGATGAAGCTGAGGATGAACACAAAGATGAAGCCGCTGAAAGTTTCAGCGACTTAATTACAACCCCAAGTGGAGTtcatatacaaaagtatttggCTTCCACTGCGCCAAGAATGGAAAGTATTGAGAAATTTactgagcagcaacaacagcacattGAGTCAACTGTCAGCGCAGCGGGTGCCAAGGAAAGCAATTACGCTGAAGCTGCACACAAAATCGATGGAATATTGAATACAAGCCATGATGATACCTTTGTGGACGACATCAGTGACTATGACTATGGAGATGATGACGATGTCGTGGTGCTGAAGGCAGCGACGACAGTGCGGCCAGCGCCTAAAACTAGGCAACAATTTGGCAAATCATTAAACGGCAATTTAGCCAAAGCAGGTAAAATGCTTGCTAAGCCCAAACGGAAGCTGGAGCAGGAGCTGATGGAGCTGGAGTTTGAACTGAAAGCAGAGACCAACAGCGGCGATAACATTCAAGTTGAATCAGATACTGAGGCAAGCAGCATTACTCCTGTTATTGATGACTATAATCAAAGTGACAGTGGCAGCGCAAGCAAGAGCACAAGCGGCAGGGTGGCTGAGGCTGAGGACGaggatgaagatgaagatgagaaTGAGGAGGGTTCAGCACTGACAACGACAATGTCGCCGGGAAGTGACAACGATGACATTGTTGAAatcaacaccagcagcagcaaaagcagcagcagcgtgaaGGAGATTGAGGCGACATCTACAACCATCTAtgttattgaaaatgattttcaaatcaAAGAGAAGctggagtcggagtcggagttggagaACAAACCTGTCGCTGATGATAACAATAATGAGCGTGATTTGGCCGACAACTATGAGCAGCACAAAGGAAAGGAGCTGGGGCAGCAGAGCATAAATCACACGGTGTCCGATTTGATGTTGAGCGATGCGGCTCATTTCGATAATGAGGACATCGATATAGTCAAATTGGACGAGGCTCCCCACTCCAATGAAGTGGACGTCTATAAGATGGCAGTGGAACAGCCCGCGAAGGCGAAGCCATTGCAAGCACCTGCACCACCTCCACCACCTCCAACCAGCGAAAATGAGGTGCTTAAAGAACAAGAACAGGACGTGGTCCAGGCAGCTCATTTGACGCCATTGAAACCATATGTCAGCGAACGCATTGATCAGCCGGGCAAGCGAATACTGGTCAACTTGACAATTGCCACCGATGATGGCAGCGATTCCATCTACACACTTCACGTTGCCGTGCCCACAGGCGGTGGCTCTCACAATGTGGAGCAGCTGCTAACGCATGAGCACAGGCAGCTCGAAGAGCAacccagcaacaacattgatAACATCGGCAGCTGCTTATCGGAGCCGCCTCCCCGCATGCCCGATTGTCCCTGCAGTTGCCTGCCTCCGTTGCCTGTCGAAAGCGAAGACAACGAACTCGACATAGACTCGATGCGCGTAAAAAATGCTAACGATAATGTTGAGGAAGATCGTGTGAATGACATTGAGCTGGCTCCACTTGCATCCACCACTGCTGCACCACCTGCCACAACTACTAACTCCTTCAATGAGACTGCTACTGACAATGCTAATGATGTTGTTACTGATCGCACTGCTGAACAGTTTGCATGCCCTGATGTAATGCCTATACTCATACTGGAAG GTGCTCGCACATTCCCAGCGCGTAGTTTTCCACCAGATGGCACCACTTTTGGTCAGATAACATTGGGCCAGAAGTTGACAAAGGAGATACAACCGTACAGTTATTGGAACATGCAATTCTATCAATCGGAGCCGGCGTATGTCAAGTTCGACTATACCATACCGCGAGGTGCATCCATTGGTGTCTATGGACGTCGCAATGCtttacccacacacactcaataTCACTTCAAGGAGGTGCTGAGTGGTTTTAGTGTGAGCACACGCACCGCTCGAGCGGCACAC CTTTCGATAACTCGCGAAGTCACACGCTACATGGAGCCAGGTCATTGGTTCGTTTCGCTCTACAACGATGATGGGGATGTGCAGGAATTGACCTTCTATGCAGCCATTGCCGAGGATATGACACAAAACTGTCCAAACGGTTGCTCCGGCAATGGACAGTGTCTGCTTGGGCATTGTCAGTGTAATCCCGGTTTTGGTGGCGACGATTGCAGCGAAAGTGTTTGTCCAGTGTTGTGCTCGCAGCATGGCGACTACACCAATGGCGAATGCATTTGCAATCCCGGCTGGAAGGGCAAGGAATGCTCCCTGCGCCACGACGAATGCGAGGTTGCTGATTGCAATGGTCATGGTCACTGCGTTAGCGGCAAGTGCCAATGCATGCGCGGCTACAAGGGCAAATTCTGCGAAGAAG TGGACTGTCCACATCCGAATTGCTCGGGACACGGTTTCTGCGCTGACGGTACTTGCATCTGCAAGAAGGGCTGGAAGGGCGTGGATTGCGCCACCATGGATCAGGATGCTCTGCAATGCTTACCCGACTGCTCGGGCCATGGCACTTTCGATCTGGACACACAGACCTGCACCTGCGAGAGCAAGTGGAGTGGCGACGATTGCTCAAAGGAGCTGTGCGATCTGGACTGCGGTCAGCATGGACGTTGCGAGGGCGATGCTTGCGCCTGTGATCCCGAATGGGGCGGAGATTATTGCAATACACGACTCTGTGACAGTCGTTGCAATGAGCATGGTCAGTGCAAGAATGGAACGTGTCTTTGTGTCACCGGCTGGAATGGCAAGCATTGCACCATCGAGGGTTGTCCTAACAGTTGTGCGGCACATGGTCAATGTCGAGTCAGTGGCGAGGGACAATGGGAATGCCGTTGCTACGAGGGCTGGGATGGACCCGATTGTGGCATCGCTCTGGAGTTGAACTGCGGCGACAGCAAGGACAATGACAAAG ATGGCCTAGTTGACTGTGAAGATCCCGAGTGTTGTGCCAGCCACGTCTGTAAGAACTCCCAGCTGTGTGTTTCCGCACCCAAGCCCATTGATGTGCTTTTGAGAAAGCAGCCACCAGCAATTACCGCCTCGTTCTTTGAGCGCATGAAATTCCTGATCGACGAGAGCAGTCTGCAAAACTACGCCAAACTGGAAGCTTTTAATGAGAG CCGATCTGCAGTTATTCGCGGACGCGTTGTCACCTCCCTGGGCATGGGACTGGTTGGCGTGCGTGTCTCCACCACAACTGTACTGGAAGGATTTACACTTACCCGCGACGATGGCTGGTTCGATCTGATGGTGAACGGTGGCGGTGCTGTGACGCTGCAATTTGGACGTGCCCCCTTCCGGCCACAGTCACGCATTGTTCAAGTGCCATGGAACGAGGTTGTCATCATCGATATGATGGTCATGAGCATGTCCGATGAAAAGGCTTTGGCTaccacaaccacacacacttGCTTCTCCCACGACTACGATCAAATGAAGCCGGTGGTGTTGGCCTCCTGGAAACATGGCTTCCAAGGCGCCTGCCCCGATCGCAGTGCCATTCTCGCCGAGTCGCAGGTCATTCAGGAATCCCTGCAAATTCCCGGCACCGGTTTGAATCTCGTCTACCACTCGTCACGCGCTGCTGGCTATTTGTCAACGATCAAACTGCAATTGACACCGGACACCATTCCTGCTACACTGCATCTAATCCATCTGCGTATCACCATTGAAGGCATATTGTTTGAGCGTGTGTTTGAGGCAGACCCGGGCATCAAGTTCACCTACGCCTGGAATCGCTTGAACATCTACAGACAGCGTGTCTATGGCGTAACCACTGCGGTCGTCAAGGTCGGTTATCAGTACACCGACTGCAAGGACATTGTCTGGGATATACAGACAACCAAATTGAGCGGCCACGACATGTCTATCTCTGAGGTGGGTGGCTGGAACTTGGACATCCATCATCGTTACAATTTCCACGAGGGCATTCTGCAAAAGGGCGACGGTTCGAACATTTATCTGCGCAACAAACCCCGCATCATCCTCACCACCATGGGTGATGGTCATCAGCGTCCGCTGGAGTGCCAGGACTGCGATGGTTATGCTCTGAAGCAGCGTCTGCTTGCGCCCGTTGCTCTGGCCGCCGCTCCCGATGGCAGTCTGTTTGTAGGCGACTTCAATTACATTCGCCGCATCATGACCGACGGCACCATTCGCACTGTAGTCAAGCTGAACGCCACCCGAGTGTCGTATCGTTATCACATGGCTCTGAGTCCTTTGGATGGCACACTGTACATCTCTGACCCCGAATCTCATCAGATTATCCGCGTGCGCAACATGAGCGATTATGACCGTCCGGAACAGAACTGGGAACCCGTTGTGGGCTCCGGTGAGCGTTGTCTGCCCGGAGATGAGGCGCATTGCGGTGATGGCGCCTTGGCCAAGGATGCCAAGCTCGCCTATCCCAAGGGCATTGCCATCTCCAGCGATAATATCTTGTACTTCGCTGATGGCACCAACATTCGCATGGTCGATCGCGATGGCATCGTGAGCACCTTGATTGGCAATCACATGCACAAGTCCCACTGGAAACCCATTCCCTGCGAGGGCACACTCAAGCTGGAGGAGATGCACTTGCGTTGGCCCACCGAACTGGCTGTTTCGCCCATGGATAACACTCTGCACATTATTGACGATCACATGATCTTACGCATGACCCCTGATGGCCGAGTTCGCGTGATTTCCGGCCGTGTACAACATTGTGCCACAGCCTCCACTGTCTACGATGCAGAGTTGGCCACACACGCTACCCTCGTGATGCCGCAGTCCATTGCCTTTGGTCCACTGGGTGAACTGTTTGTTGCCGAAAGCGATTCACAGCGCATTAATCGCGTGCGCGTCATTGGCACCGATGGACGCATTGCTTCGTTTGCAGGCGCCGAATCCAAGTGCAATTGCCTGGAGCGTGGCTGCGATTGCTTCGAAGCTGATCACTATTTGGCCACGAGTGCCAAGTTCAACACAATTGCCGCTTTGGCTGTAACACCCGACGGTCATGTGCACATTGCTGATCAGGCCAATTATCGCATTCGCTCGGTCATGTCCAGCATTCCGGAGGCGAGTCCGTCGCGTGAATACGAGATCTACGCACCCGACATGCAGGAGATTTACATCTTCAATCGCTTTGGCCAACACGTGTCCACCAGGAACATCTTAACAGGCGAGACAACCTATGTGTTTACCTACAACGTCAACACCTCTAATGGCAAACTGAGCACGGTGACGGATGCGGCGGGCAACAAAGTGTTCCTACTACGCGACTACACCTCGCAGGTGAACTCGATTGAGAACACCAAGGGCCAGAAGTGCCGACTGCGAATGACGCGCATGAAGATGCTGCACGAGCTGAGCACTCCCGATAACTACAATGTCACCTACGAGTATCATGGACCCACCGGACTGCTAAAGACTAAACTGGACTCCACCGGACGTTCTTATGTCTACAACTACGATGAGTTTGGTCGCTTGACCTCGGCTGTGACTCCCACCGGACGTGTCATTGAGCTCACCTTCGATCTGAGCGTGAAAGGTGCCCAGGTTAAGGTCTCCGAGAATGCACAGAAGGAGATCTCAATGCTCATTCAGGGCTCTACAGTTGTGGTGAAGAATGGCGCCGCCGAGTCGCGCACCACGGTGGGCATGGATGGCTCCACCACCAGCATTACACCTTGGGGACACAATCTGCAAATGGAAGTGATGCCGTACACCATCCTGGCCGAGCAGAGCCCTCTGCTAGGCGAGAGTTATCCAGTGCCCGCCAAGCAGCGCACCGAGATTGCCGGCGATCTGGCTAATCGTTTCGAGTGGCGTTACTTTGTGCGTCGccagcagccgctgcagccAGGCAAACAGAACAAGGGAGCTCCGCGCCCCGTCACCGAGGTCGGACGCAAATTACGCGTCAATGGCGACAATGTGCTGACCCTGGAGTACGATCGTGAGACGCAATCGGTTGTGGTGATGGTCGACGACAAGCAGGAACTTCTCAATGTTACCTATGATCGCACCTCACGTCCTGTTAGCTTCCGTCCGCAGTCGGGCGATTATGCCGACGTGGATCTCGAGTACGATCGCTTTGGACGCTTGGTCAGCTGGAAGTGGGGTGTGCTGCAGGAGGCCTACACCTTCGATCGCAACGGTCGCCTCAATGAGATCAAATATGGCGACGGTTCGTCGATGGTCTACACCTTTAAGGACATGTTTGGCTCGCTGCCGCTTAAGGTGACCACGCCACGCAGATCAGATTATTTGCTGCAATACGACGATGCGGGTGCATTGCAGAGTTTGACAACGCCACGCGGACACATTCATTCGTTCTCGCTGCAAACATCGCTTGGCTTCTTCAAGTACCAATACTACTCGCCCATTAATCGCCATCCCTTCGAGATACTGTACAACGATGAGGGACAAATACTCGCCAAGATCCATCCACATCAATCGGGCAAGGTTGCCTTTGTGCATGATGCTGCCGGCCGTCTTGAGACCATTCTGGCTGGACTCTTCAGCACCCACTATACGTATCAGGAGAGCACCAGCTTGGTCAAGTCCGTGGAGGTGCAGGAGCCAGGCTTTGAACTGCGTCGCGAGTTCAAGTACCACGCCGGCATACTCAAGGATGAGAAGCTCCGCTTTGGCTCCAAGAATTCACTGTCTTCTGCTCACTACAAATATGCCTACGATGGCAACGCACGCTTGAGTGGCATTGAGATGGCCATCGATGACAAGGAGCTGCCCACCACACGCTACAAGTACAGCCAGAATCTGGGACAACTTGAGGTGGTGCAGGATCTGAAGATCACACGCAATGCCTTCAATCGCACTGTCATCCAAGACTCAGCCAAACAGTTCTTTACCATTGTGGATTACGATCAACATGGTCGTGTGAAGAGCGTGTTGATGAACATCAAGAGCTTCGATGTGTTCCGCCTGGAACTCGACTACGATCTGCGCAATCGCATCAAGTCACAGAAGACAACTTTCGGAAGATCGACAGCCTTCGATAAGATCAACTACAATGCCGATGGTCATGTGATTGAGGTATTGGGCACCAACAACTGGAAGTATTTGTATGATGAGAATGGCAACACTGTGGGCATTGTCGATCAGGGCGAGAAAATCAACCTAGGCTATGATATTGGCGATCGTGTCATCAAAGTGGGCGACATTGAGTTCAACAACTACGATGCTCGTGGTTTTGTGGTGCGTCGTGGCGAACAGAAGTATCGCTACAACAATCGTGGTCAATTGATTCATGCCTTTGAACGCGATCGTTTCCAGAGCTGGTACTACTACGATGATCGCAGCCGCCTGGTCGCTTGGCATGATAGCAAGGGCAACGTTACCCAGTACTTCTATGCCAACCCCAAGACACCCAATCTGGTCAGTCACGTGCATTTCCCCGAACAGGGCAAGACCATGAAGTTCTACTATGATGATCGTGATATGTTGATTGCCTTGGAGCATGCTGAGCAGCGTTACTATGTGGCCACCGATCAGAATGGTTCGCCTCTCGCTTTCTTCGATATGAATGGCGGCATTGTCAAGGAGGTTAAGCGCACGCCTTTCGGTCGCACCATTAAGGACACCAAACCGGACTTCTTTGTACCCATCGATTTCCATGGCGGTCTCATTGATCCGCACACCAAACTGATCTACACAGAGCGACGACAATACGATCCCACGGTTGGTCAATGGATGACACCGCTCTGGGAGACCCTGGCCACCGAAATGTCCAATCCCACCGATGTGTTTATCTACCGCTATCACAACAACGATCCCATCAATCGCAACAAGCCACAGGATTACATGATCGATCTAGATGCTTGGCTGCGACTCTTTGGCTACGAGCTGAACAACATGCAGAGCAATCGCTACACCAAGTTGTCACAGTACACACCTCAGGCCAGCATTAAGTCCAATACGCTGGCACCCGACTTCGGTGTGATCTCCGGTCTCGAGTGCATTGTGGAGAAGACAAACGAGAAGTTTAGTGACTTCGACTTCGCGCCCAAGCCACTGCTGAAAATGGAGCCTAAGATGCGCAATCTGTTGCCACGTGTCAGCTATCGTCGTGCTGTGTTTGGCGAAGGTGTGTTGCTCTCCAGGATCGGCGGACGTGCGCTGGTCAGCGTTGTGGATGGCTCGAATAGCGTGGTGCAAGATGTGGTTAGCTCGGTGTTTAACAACTCCTACTTCTTGGATCTACACTTTAGCATACACGATCAGGATGTCTTCTACTTTGTCAAGGACAATGTGCTGAAGCTGCGTGACGATAACGAAGAACTGCGTCGCCTGGGTGGCATGTTTAACATATCAACACACGAGATTAGCGATCATGGTGGCAGTGCTGCTAAGGAACTGCGTCTCCATGGCCCCGAGGCTGTGGTCATCATCAAGTATGGCGTGGACCCCGAGCAGGAGCGTCATCGCATCCTGAAGCATGCACATAAGCGTGCTGTAGAGCGTGCATGGGAGCTGGAGAAACAGCTGGTAGCAGCTGGTTTCCAGGGTCGTGGCGATTGGACCGAGGAGGAGAAGGAAGAGCTGATACAGCATGGAGATGTGGATGGCTGGATTGGCATCGATATACACAGCATACACAAGTATCCGCAGCTGGCCGATGATCCTGGCAATGTCGCCTTTCAGCGCGATGCCAAACGCAAGCGTCGCAAGTCTGGCAACAGCCACCGAATGAGCTCGAATCGCCGACAACAGCAGAAATATGGTGAAGTGAGTGCGTGA